The Hymenobacter sp. 5317J-9 genome has a window encoding:
- the uvrA gene encoding excinuclease ABC subunit UvrA — protein MAKPATPASAAAPDFTGFVRVRGAREHNLKNVDVDIPRDALVVFTGVSGSGKSSLAFGTLYAEAQRRYLESVSPYARRLFHQMAVPEVTAIEGLPPAVALQQQRGAPSTRSSVGSVTTLSNLLRMLYSRAGDYPAGQGIIYAEAFSPNTAEGACPTCHGLGRVYEVTEQSMVPDPTLTIRERAIAAWPQAWGGQNQRDILVSMGYDVDTPWKDLPRKERDWILFTEEQPVLPVYPGYSPEQTQRAIKRREPPNYMGTFMGVKKYVLHTFATTQSALMKKRVAQYMLGSDCPTCHGKRLRVESLSVKFAGLDIAEMSRLPLKRLAALLQPFAEGKAGKQKHDKEHPEQAIVSRRIAEDLAARLAVLLDLGLGYLSLERGTPTLSPGELQRLRLATQLYSNLFGVVYVLDEPSAGLHPADTEALLKALAGLKSAGNSLFVVEHDLDVIRQADWLVDVGPAAGEKGGEILYSGPPEGLKSIEASQTRQFLFDIAALPEQSPRRPNGWLKLAGVTRNNLENLSVEFPLGVFTAVTGVSGSGKSSLVSQVLVELVAESLGQAIEAEEAETDPLAAPAPATLGGHIAAGLETIKRLVRVDQKPIGRTPRSNMATYTGLFDHVRKLFAATPEARKRRYDAGRFSFNVAKGRCENCSGEGFVMVELLFLPSVYAPCPVCHGARYNAKTLEVQYRGRNIAEVLGLTVDDAWEFFADEPAIHRALTVLREVGLGYLRLGQPATELSGGEAQRIKLATELQRIGRGNTLYVLDEPTTGLHPSDIEKLMLQLEGLVEAGNTVIVVEHDMRVVAGSDWVIDIGPGAGEEGGRVVAAGPPREVAKVPGSRTAPYLKAFLAG, from the coding sequence ATGGCCAAACCAGCCACTCCGGCTTCTGCCGCCGCTCCTGATTTCACCGGCTTCGTGCGCGTGCGCGGGGCCCGCGAGCACAACCTTAAAAACGTCGACGTCGACATTCCGCGCGATGCGCTGGTGGTGTTCACCGGCGTGTCGGGCTCCGGCAAATCGAGCCTGGCGTTTGGCACGCTCTACGCCGAGGCCCAGCGCCGCTACCTGGAGTCGGTGTCGCCCTACGCGCGGCGGCTGTTTCATCAGATGGCGGTGCCCGAGGTGACGGCCATTGAGGGGCTGCCGCCGGCCGTGGCCCTGCAGCAGCAGCGCGGCGCGCCCAGCACCCGCTCATCGGTGGGCTCGGTCACGACGCTTTCCAACCTGCTGCGGATGCTGTACTCGCGGGCCGGCGACTACCCGGCCGGGCAGGGCATCATCTACGCCGAGGCCTTTTCGCCCAATACGGCTGAGGGCGCCTGTCCTACCTGCCACGGCCTGGGCCGCGTGTACGAAGTGACCGAGCAGAGCATGGTGCCCGACCCCACGCTCACCATCCGCGAGCGGGCCATTGCGGCTTGGCCCCAGGCCTGGGGCGGCCAGAACCAGCGCGACATTCTGGTGAGCATGGGCTACGACGTGGACACCCCGTGGAAAGACTTGCCACGGAAGGAACGGGACTGGATACTCTTCACCGAGGAGCAGCCCGTGCTGCCCGTGTACCCCGGCTACTCGCCCGAGCAGACGCAGCGTGCCATCAAGCGCCGCGAGCCGCCGAACTACATGGGCACGTTCATGGGCGTGAAGAAGTACGTGTTGCACACCTTCGCCACCACCCAAAGCGCGCTCATGAAGAAGCGCGTGGCGCAATACATGCTGGGCTCCGACTGCCCCACCTGCCACGGCAAGCGCCTGCGCGTGGAGTCGCTGTCGGTGAAATTCGCCGGGCTGGACATCGCCGAAATGTCACGCTTGCCCCTGAAGCGGCTGGCGGCGCTACTGCAGCCCTTCGCCGAGGGCAAAGCTGGCAAGCAGAAGCACGACAAGGAGCACCCGGAGCAGGCCATCGTGTCCCGGCGCATTGCCGAAGATTTGGCGGCGCGCTTGGCCGTGCTACTCGATTTGGGCCTAGGGTATTTGTCGCTGGAACGCGGCACGCCCACGCTTTCGCCCGGCGAGTTGCAGCGGCTGCGGCTGGCCACGCAACTCTATTCCAACCTGTTTGGGGTAGTATACGTGCTCGATGAACCGTCAGCCGGCCTGCACCCGGCCGATACCGAAGCGCTGCTGAAAGCCCTTGCGGGCCTGAAAAGCGCGGGCAACTCGCTGTTCGTGGTGGAACATGATTTGGACGTCATCCGCCAAGCCGACTGGCTGGTGGACGTGGGCCCGGCCGCCGGCGAAAAGGGCGGCGAAATTCTCTACAGCGGCCCGCCCGAAGGGTTGAAAAGCATTGAAGCTTCGCAAACGCGCCAGTTTCTGTTCGACATTGCGGCCCTGCCCGAACAGTCGCCGCGCCGGCCCAACGGCTGGCTGAAGCTGGCCGGCGTGACGCGCAACAACCTCGAGAATCTGAGCGTGGAGTTTCCGCTGGGCGTGTTCACCGCGGTTACGGGCGTGTCGGGCTCGGGCAAGTCCAGCCTCGTGAGCCAGGTGCTGGTGGAGCTGGTGGCCGAAAGCCTGGGCCAGGCCATTGAGGCCGAGGAAGCAGAAACCGACCCACTGGCTGCCCCCGCGCCGGCCACGCTGGGCGGCCACATCGCCGCCGGGTTGGAAACCATCAAACGCCTGGTGCGCGTCGACCAGAAGCCCATCGGGCGCACGCCGCGCTCCAACATGGCCACGTACACCGGCTTGTTCGACCACGTCCGCAAGCTGTTCGCGGCCACGCCCGAGGCCCGCAAGCGCCGCTACGATGCCGGCCGCTTCAGCTTCAACGTGGCTAAAGGGCGCTGCGAAAACTGCTCGGGCGAGGGCTTTGTGATGGTGGAGCTGCTCTTCCTGCCCAGCGTGTACGCCCCTTGCCCCGTGTGCCACGGTGCGCGCTACAACGCCAAAACCCTGGAAGTACAGTACCGCGGCCGCAACATCGCCGAAGTGCTGGGCCTGACCGTGGACGACGCCTGGGAATTCTTCGCCGACGAGCCCGCCATCCACCGCGCCCTCACGGTGCTGCGCGAAGTGGGCCTGGGCTACCTGCGCCTCGGCCAGCCCGCCACTGAGCTTTCGGGCGGCGAGGCCCAGCGCATCAAGCTGGCCACCGAACTGCAGCGCATCGGGCGCGGCAACACACTCTACGTGCTCGACGAACCCACCACCGGCCTCCACCCATCCGACATCGAGAAACTGATGCTGCAGCTCGAAGGCCTGGTGGAAGCCGGCAACACAGTCATCGTGGTGGAGCACGACATGCGCGTGGTGGCCGGCTCCGATTGGGTTATTGACATCGGCCCCGGCGCCGGGGAAGAGGGCGGCCGCGTGGTGGCCGCCGGCCCGCCGCGCGAGGTGGCGAAGGTGCCGGGAAGCCGCACGGCGCCGTATTTAAAAGCGTTTCTGGCGGGGTAG
- a CDS encoding methyltransferase domain-containing protein, with protein MNPNDALPANLFRRQDETPDAEFYHHPRFVTHIDDRAIAAVTQLYREYFPPNADLLDLMSSWVSHLPAEVPYRRVVGLGMNAAELKANPRLESYVVQDLNQQPSLPFADEEFDGAAICVSIDYLTQPVEVLRELSRVLRPEAPLVITFSNRCFPSKAIAAWHSLDDHGHLALVQQYLIAADGWHAIELLDRSPLPPGRSDPLFAVVARKKVA; from the coding sequence ATGAACCCCAACGACGCTCTGCCCGCCAACCTCTTCCGCCGCCAGGACGAAACGCCCGACGCGGAGTTCTACCATCACCCGCGCTTCGTGACGCACATCGATGACCGCGCCATTGCGGCCGTTACGCAGCTGTACCGCGAGTACTTCCCGCCCAATGCGGACCTACTCGACCTGATGAGCAGCTGGGTGAGCCACCTGCCGGCCGAGGTGCCCTACCGCCGCGTGGTGGGCCTGGGCATGAATGCGGCCGAGCTCAAAGCCAACCCGCGCCTCGAATCCTACGTGGTGCAGGACCTCAATCAGCAGCCTAGCCTGCCTTTCGCCGATGAGGAATTTGATGGTGCCGCCATCTGCGTTTCCATCGACTACCTGACGCAGCCCGTGGAAGTATTGCGCGAATTAAGCCGCGTGCTGCGGCCCGAAGCCCCGCTGGTCATCACCTTTTCCAACCGCTGCTTTCCCAGCAAGGCCATTGCCGCCTGGCACTCGCTTGACGACCATGGGCACCTGGCGCTAGTGCAGCAATATTTAATCGCCGCCGACGGCTGGCACGCCATCGAGCTGCTCGACCGCAGCCCCTTGCCGCCCGGCCGCTCCGACCCGTTGTTTGCCGTAGTGGCCCGAAAAAAGGTAGCCTGA
- a CDS encoding M48 family metallopeptidase — protein MRLMFLLAAVGSMLATPALAQQAPYLPFYSPDTLQVHQLAVTHRTAVQKYLVTPKSVSGEYKDHYKKIAQEACTDVYNTVRYSALLDPVLNPYVQRVFSQIQKANPQLPPVQLVLSRNPEPNAHAVGNSTVMLNVGLLGRLENESQLAYVLCHELAHIQEQHMATGLREQLTKIHSKQVRKEVKRIVADEYNISSKLKALALGLTLNSTFHHRKYEKQADSLGYTLLKRTSFDTKQAYRVLQLLDQIDQPLTPEPLALGQFFGCANFPYPLAEAPAKPKSIFTVAAPVKTVMETSDTLKTHPDCAKRMRYLSELAQGQITDGPSAVAPEFARVVAQSRLEAVQSWFDYDCYDHALFEALQLLRQDPQNAYLRSVVTLSLYELREHLLKHDFYEVVGNVSKHHHENFNQLLTTLYAWKADDYKGLLACFAQNGTAPAAPANEYALAASYAAAALSGEPTAATLKQQYLAHYQDGKFSKLLFPKPVTSKKSIR, from the coding sequence ATGCGTCTCATGTTTTTGCTGGCCGCAGTGGGCAGCATGCTGGCTACCCCGGCGTTGGCGCAACAGGCGCCTTATCTCCCCTTCTACTCCCCCGACACCTTGCAGGTGCACCAGCTGGCCGTCACGCACCGCACGGCCGTGCAGAAGTACCTCGTCACGCCCAAGTCGGTGAGCGGCGAGTACAAGGACCATTACAAGAAAATTGCGCAGGAGGCCTGCACCGATGTGTACAACACGGTGCGCTACTCGGCCCTGCTCGACCCCGTGCTGAACCCTTACGTGCAGCGCGTTTTTTCCCAGATTCAGAAGGCCAACCCGCAGCTGCCGCCCGTGCAGCTGGTGCTCAGCCGCAACCCCGAGCCCAACGCCCACGCCGTGGGCAACAGCACCGTGATGCTGAACGTGGGCCTGCTCGGCCGCCTCGAAAACGAAAGCCAGCTGGCCTACGTGCTGTGCCACGAGCTGGCGCACATCCAGGAGCAGCACATGGCCACCGGCCTGCGCGAGCAGCTCACCAAAATCCACAGCAAGCAGGTGCGCAAAGAGGTGAAGCGCATCGTGGCCGACGAGTACAACATCAGCTCGAAGCTGAAGGCGCTAGCCCTGGGCCTGACCCTGAACAGTACTTTCCACCACCGCAAATACGAAAAGCAGGCCGACTCGCTGGGCTACACCCTGCTCAAGCGCACCAGCTTCGATACCAAGCAGGCCTACCGCGTGCTGCAGCTGCTCGACCAGATTGACCAGCCCCTGACGCCGGAGCCGCTGGCGCTGGGACAGTTTTTTGGCTGCGCCAATTTCCCCTACCCGCTGGCCGAAGCGCCGGCCAAGCCCAAGTCCATTTTCACGGTGGCCGCGCCGGTGAAAACGGTGATGGAAACCTCCGACACCCTGAAAACCCACCCCGACTGCGCCAAGCGCATGCGCTACCTCAGCGAGCTGGCCCAAGGGCAAATCACCGACGGGCCCTCGGCCGTGGCACCGGAGTTTGCCCGCGTGGTGGCCCAGAGCCGCCTGGAGGCCGTGCAAAGCTGGTTCGACTACGACTGCTACGACCACGCCCTGTTCGAGGCGCTGCAGCTGCTGCGCCAGGACCCGCAAAACGCCTACCTGCGCTCGGTGGTGACGCTGAGCCTGTACGAGCTGCGCGAGCACCTGCTGAAGCACGACTTCTACGAGGTGGTGGGCAACGTGTCGAAGCACCACCATGAGAACTTCAACCAGCTGCTGACCACGCTTTACGCCTGGAAGGCCGACGACTACAAAGGCCTGCTGGCTTGCTTTGCCCAAAACGGCACCGCCCCGGCCGCGCCGGCCAACGAATACGCCCTAGCCGCCAGCTACGCCGCCGCCGCGCTGAGCGGTGAGCCCACGGCGGCCACTCTCAAGCAGCAATACCTGGCGCATTACCAGGACGGCAAATTCTCGAAGCTGCTGTTCCCAAAGCCGGTTACCTCTAAAAAGTCCATTCGTTAA
- a CDS encoding DUF6770 family protein: MFVKRTLLAASMAALAAPAALHAQTQTLDGISRVSRTAIEPVYAGNEVKGYVTYTKGDKADKKNDNFLLDFYDQDLNKVTNITLQKPAGKYFLLRNAFNGSAFAMYYYNAKDKTLELETYDTSLKKLGFKAIGELNRADMAATMQSFGAQGNDGDSGGGGMFGSMGLFPVPNYGFVRNSYEGTMKGYNLQMYDDKLTPRWRIAADPKAKFYETISLTQAVDKYILGTALRRDGMMSKKINPYMVAIEAATGKKVFEMPVETSTTEQLSLSSFTFDPVKREFIAVGEFYKLNDKPFVNKSQGFFIKRFSEAGKQVAVTNYGWHNQVAAAMPAEARQSLEDGFVNYTHSIVRGSNGMTYIVAEQYKVVGDGLGIAMTMLGGNSSVSKGKIANMLVFALDPEYKLAQVKFFPKDPSVAYVPPGAGLMGTGFLGMYFRQSGQFDYQFTQKNDANSQFNVVYINYDKEKGEATKKVIGNVAFGDNGQFKVDKIDGTSNATASYLYPAKPGYVMLVDYLKKEKKMGMKLVKINI; the protein is encoded by the coding sequence ATGTTTGTTAAACGCACGCTGCTGGCGGCCTCGATGGCTGCGCTGGCAGCTCCGGCGGCTCTGCACGCCCAAACCCAAACCCTCGACGGCATCTCGCGCGTGTCGCGCACGGCCATTGAGCCGGTGTATGCCGGCAACGAGGTGAAAGGCTACGTGACCTACACCAAGGGCGACAAGGCCGACAAGAAAAACGACAACTTCCTGCTCGATTTCTACGACCAGGACCTCAACAAGGTGACCAACATCACCCTGCAGAAGCCCGCCGGCAAGTACTTCCTGCTGCGCAACGCCTTCAACGGCTCGGCCTTCGCCATGTACTACTACAACGCCAAGGACAAAACCCTGGAGCTGGAAACCTACGACACCAGCCTTAAGAAGCTGGGATTCAAGGCTATTGGCGAGTTGAACCGGGCCGATATGGCTGCCACCATGCAGTCGTTTGGCGCGCAGGGCAACGACGGCGACAGCGGCGGCGGGGGCATGTTTGGCTCGATGGGCCTGTTTCCGGTGCCCAACTACGGTTTCGTGCGCAACAGCTACGAGGGCACGATGAAGGGCTACAACCTGCAGATGTACGACGACAAGCTGACGCCGCGCTGGCGCATTGCCGCCGACCCCAAGGCCAAGTTCTACGAAACCATCAGCCTGACCCAGGCCGTGGACAAGTACATTCTGGGCACGGCGCTGCGGCGCGACGGCATGATGTCGAAGAAAATTAACCCCTACATGGTGGCCATTGAGGCGGCCACGGGCAAGAAAGTGTTCGAGATGCCGGTCGAAACCAGCACCACCGAGCAACTGTCGCTCAGCTCCTTCACCTTCGACCCGGTGAAGCGCGAGTTCATCGCCGTAGGCGAGTTTTACAAGCTGAACGACAAACCGTTTGTGAACAAAAGCCAGGGCTTTTTCATCAAGCGCTTTAGTGAAGCCGGCAAGCAGGTGGCCGTGACCAACTACGGCTGGCACAACCAGGTGGCCGCCGCCATGCCCGCCGAAGCCCGCCAGAGCCTCGAAGACGGCTTTGTGAACTACACGCACTCCATCGTGCGCGGCTCCAACGGCATGACCTACATCGTGGCCGAGCAGTACAAAGTAGTGGGCGACGGCCTCGGCATTGCCATGACCATGCTGGGCGGCAACTCTTCGGTGTCGAAGGGCAAAATCGCCAACATGCTGGTGTTTGCCCTCGACCCCGAGTACAAGCTGGCGCAAGTGAAATTCTTCCCCAAAGACCCCTCCGTGGCCTATGTGCCGCCGGGAGCCGGCCTCATGGGCACGGGTTTCCTGGGCATGTACTTCCGCCAGTCGGGCCAGTTCGACTACCAGTTCACCCAGAAAAACGACGCCAACTCGCAGTTCAACGTGGTGTACATCAACTACGACAAGGAGAAGGGCGAGGCCACCAAGAAGGTCATCGGCAACGTGGCCTTCGGCGACAACGGCCAGTTCAAAGTCGACAAGATTGACGGCACCAGCAACGCCACCGCCTCTTACCTGTACCCGGCCAAGCCCGGCTACGTGATGCTGGTGGATTACCTGAAAAAGGAAAAGAAGATGGGCATGAAGCTGGTGAAAATCAACATTTAA
- a CDS encoding TCR/Tet family MFS transporter, giving the protein MSSQRSPALGFIFITLLIDVSGLGIIIPVVPTLIRQLTGEGLSQAAVYSGWLTFAYAGAQFCFAPVMGGLSDKLGRRPVLLAALLGLGLDYIFLSFAPTLGWLFVGRVVAGITGASFTTATAYIADISTPENRAQNFGMVGVAFGLGFIIGPTVGGLLAGFGARTPFMVAAALSLCNFLYGLLVLPESLAPAKRRAFEWARANPVASLLRLKRYPAVLALVASLVLIYLAGSSVQSVWTFYTELKFGWGEGMVGISLGVIGLFSALVQGGLVRVAIPKLGAARAIVVGLLCYTVGFVLFAFAWRGWLMLAFLAPYCLGGIAGPALQSTISGQVPANEQGELQGALTSLMSVTGVVGPLLMTGLFHYFTREDAPVHFPGAPFVLGAVLALGSAALALRSFRRHPPVEAGTPAPETLAAH; this is encoded by the coding sequence ATGTCGTCTCAGCGCTCGCCTGCCCTTGGGTTCATTTTTATCACGCTGCTGATTGACGTCAGCGGGCTCGGCATCATCATTCCGGTGGTGCCTACGCTTATTCGGCAGCTTACGGGCGAGGGGCTGAGCCAGGCGGCGGTGTACTCGGGCTGGCTCACGTTTGCCTACGCCGGGGCGCAGTTCTGCTTTGCGCCGGTGATGGGTGGGCTCAGCGACAAGCTGGGGCGGCGGCCGGTGCTGCTGGCCGCGCTACTGGGCCTGGGGCTCGACTACATTTTTCTGAGCTTCGCTCCCACCCTGGGCTGGCTGTTTGTGGGCCGGGTGGTGGCGGGCATCACGGGGGCCAGCTTCACCACGGCCACGGCCTACATTGCCGACATCAGCACGCCCGAAAACCGGGCCCAGAACTTTGGCATGGTGGGCGTGGCGTTTGGGCTGGGCTTCATCATCGGGCCCACGGTGGGCGGGCTGCTGGCGGGCTTTGGCGCCCGCACGCCGTTTATGGTGGCGGCGGCGCTGAGCTTGTGCAACTTCCTGTACGGGCTGCTGGTGTTGCCCGAGTCGCTGGCGCCGGCCAAGCGCCGCGCGTTTGAGTGGGCCCGGGCCAACCCCGTGGCCTCGCTGCTGCGGCTGAAGCGCTACCCGGCAGTATTGGCCCTGGTGGCCTCGCTGGTGCTGATTTACCTGGCCGGTTCGTCGGTGCAGTCGGTGTGGACGTTTTACACCGAGCTCAAGTTTGGCTGGGGCGAGGGCATGGTGGGGATTTCGCTGGGCGTCATCGGCCTGTTTTCGGCCCTGGTGCAGGGCGGACTGGTGCGCGTGGCCATTCCGAAGCTGGGCGCGGCGCGGGCCATTGTGGTGGGGCTGCTGTGCTACACGGTGGGCTTTGTGCTGTTTGCCTTTGCCTGGCGCGGCTGGCTGATGCTGGCGTTTCTGGCGCCCTATTGCCTGGGCGGCATTGCGGGCCCAGCGCTGCAAAGCACCATTTCGGGCCAGGTGCCGGCCAACGAGCAGGGCGAGCTGCAGGGCGCCCTCACCAGCCTGATGAGCGTGACCGGCGTGGTGGGCCCGCTGCTGATGACGGGCTTGTTCCACTACTTCACCCGCGAAGATGCCCCGGTGCATTTTCCGGGGGCGCCGTTTGTGCTGGGCGCGGTGCTGGCCCTGGGCAGCGCGGCGCTGGCGCTGCGCTCGTTTCGGCGGCACCCGCCCGTGGAAGCGGGGACTCCGGCACCGGAAACCCTGGCGGCGCATTAG